The Primulina eburnea isolate SZY01 chromosome 6, ASM2296580v1, whole genome shotgun sequence genome contains a region encoding:
- the LOC140834023 gene encoding methylsterol monooxygenase 2-2-like isoform X3 encodes MASIVESAWTIKNNTPAAQEKCITKLLLYHFCVNLPVMILSYPVFKFMGMRSSLPLPSWKVISTQIFFYFILEDFVFYWGHRILHTKWLYKHVHSVHHEYATPFGLTSEYAHPAEILFLGFATIVGPAITGPHLITLWLWMVLRVLETVEAHCGYHFPWSLSNFLPLYGGADFHDYHHRLLYTKSGNYSSTFVYMDWIFGTDKGYRKLKALKSDREEADLKET; translated from the exons ATTAAGAATAATACCCCTGCAGCTCAGGAGAAATGTATCACTAAGCTATTGCTGTATCATTTTTGTGTCAATCTACCTGTTATGATCCTATCCTATCCTGTCTTCAAATTCATGGGAATGCGAAGCTCATTACCACTTCCCTCCTG GAAAGTCATCTCAACTCAGATATTTTTCTACTTCATCCTGGAGGATTTTGTTTTCTACTGGGGACACAGGATTTTACATACAAAATGGCTTTACAAGCATGTCCACAGTGTTCATCATGA ATACGCGACTCCATTTGGATTGACTTCTGAATATGCTCACCCGGCAGAGATTTTGTTTCTTGGGTTTGCAACAATAGTTGGTCCTGCCATAACTGGTCCTCATCTGATTACACTCTGGTTATGGATGGTGCTCAGAGTCCTTGAGACGGTTGAGGCGCATTGTGGGTACCATTTCCCATGGAGTCTCTCAAACTTCTTGCCTTTATATGGGGG TGCTGATTTTCACGACTATCATCACCGATTGCTGTACACTAAGAGTGGCAACTATTCATCAACTTTTGTTTACATGGACTG GATATTTGGTACCGACAAAGGTTACAGAAAGCTGAAGGCCCTTAAGAGTGACAGAGAGGAGGCTGATCTAAAGGAAACATAA
- the LOC140834023 gene encoding methylsterol monooxygenase 2-2-like isoform X4 has translation MILSYPVFKFMGMRSSLPLPSWKVISTQIFFYFILEDFVFYWGHRILHTKWLYKHVHSVHHEYATPFGLTSEYAHPAEILFLGFATIVGPAITGPHLITLWLWMVLRVLETVEAHCGYHFPWSLSNFLPLYGGADFHDYHHRLLYTKSGNYSSTFVYMDWIFGTDKGYRKLKALKSDREEADLKET, from the exons ATGATCCTATCCTATCCTGTCTTCAAATTCATGGGAATGCGAAGCTCATTACCACTTCCCTCCTG GAAAGTCATCTCAACTCAGATATTTTTCTACTTCATCCTGGAGGATTTTGTTTTCTACTGGGGACACAGGATTTTACATACAAAATGGCTTTACAAGCATGTCCACAGTGTTCATCATGA ATACGCGACTCCATTTGGATTGACTTCTGAATATGCTCACCCGGCAGAGATTTTGTTTCTTGGGTTTGCAACAATAGTTGGTCCTGCCATAACTGGTCCTCATCTGATTACACTCTGGTTATGGATGGTGCTCAGAGTCCTTGAGACGGTTGAGGCGCATTGTGGGTACCATTTCCCATGGAGTCTCTCAAACTTCTTGCCTTTATATGGGGG TGCTGATTTTCACGACTATCATCACCGATTGCTGTACACTAAGAGTGGCAACTATTCATCAACTTTTGTTTACATGGACTG GATATTTGGTACCGACAAAGGTTACAGAAAGCTGAAGGCCCTTAAGAGTGACAGAGAGGAGGCTGATCTAAAGGAAACATAA